The following are from one region of the Salicibibacter kimchii genome:
- the ccsB gene encoding c-type cytochrome biogenesis protein CcsB has protein sequence MSLSMTLLTIAFFFYLVATVLYAVSVTGRKWKNKEGQITGNNWGLFGYITAIGGLVFALGYFVTRWITVGFAPVSNMFEYLTFFGITLSLAFVIIYGIYRSNVLGVITLPVVMLMIGYATVFVTDYQPRQPALQTYWLEIHVLTTGLAQGILAVSFGAGVIYLLRTIDLKGKKMTKRTFGVEFIMYTFMTLFAFIVLTNVFNAFGYEAQFSYINEFEEPAEIIYDLPPIFGPNEGELLSSDRMEPWFEMPDWIDSDSLNTTAWAFGSGLVLFGATRLITRRRIGTLLQPFVKRVNPDLMDEISYRAIAIGFPLFALGGLVFAMIWAQIAWTRFWGWDPKEVWALITFLFYAAYLHLRLNRSWQGEPSAWLAVVGFAIIMINLIFVNLVIAGLHSYA, from the coding sequence ATGAGTTTGAGCATGACCCTACTCACGATCGCTTTTTTCTTCTATTTGGTTGCGACCGTGTTATATGCGGTTTCTGTGACAGGGCGAAAATGGAAGAACAAGGAAGGCCAGATAACGGGAAATAATTGGGGTCTTTTCGGATATATAACAGCCATTGGTGGCCTCGTTTTTGCCTTAGGATATTTCGTGACCAGATGGATCACGGTCGGGTTTGCCCCGGTTAGTAATATGTTCGAGTATCTCACATTTTTTGGTATTACGTTAAGTCTAGCTTTTGTGATCATCTATGGCATATACAGAAGTAACGTCCTTGGCGTCATTACATTGCCTGTGGTGATGCTCATGATCGGATATGCCACAGTGTTTGTGACCGATTATCAACCACGACAACCGGCTTTACAAACCTATTGGCTCGAGATTCACGTGTTAACAACAGGGTTAGCGCAAGGGATTCTTGCCGTTAGTTTTGGAGCCGGCGTCATCTACCTTTTAAGGACAATTGATTTAAAAGGGAAAAAAATGACCAAAAGGACGTTTGGCGTCGAGTTTATTATGTACACTTTTATGACTCTTTTCGCCTTCATTGTTTTGACCAACGTGTTTAACGCATTCGGTTATGAAGCACAATTTTCTTATATCAATGAATTTGAAGAACCAGCCGAAATCATTTATGATCTTCCCCCGATATTTGGCCCGAACGAGGGAGAGTTGCTCTCTTCAGATCGGATGGAGCCTTGGTTCGAAATGCCCGATTGGATTGATAGTGATTCCTTGAACACAACAGCATGGGCTTTTGGTTCTGGTCTCGTTTTATTTGGGGCGACTCGTTTGATAACGAGAAGACGTATAGGGACTCTGTTACAACCATTCGTAAAAAGGGTCAATCCGGACTTGATGGATGAAATAAGCTATCGTGCCATAGCGATTGGGTTCCCACTTTTTGCCTTAGGAGGGCTTGTTTTTGCCATGATCTGGGCTCAAATTGCTTGGACAAGGTTTTGGGGGTGGGACCCGAAAGAAGTGTGGGCACTCATTACCTTTCTCTTCTATGCAGCTTACCTGCACTTACGGTTGAATCGCAGTTGGCAAGGGGAGCCTTCGGCTTGGTTGGCTGTGGTTGGTTTCGCGATTATCATGATTAATTTAATATTCGTCAACCTTGTGATTGCAGGTCTCCACTCTTATGCTTAG